The following is a genomic window from Bacillus sp. V2I10.
AGGAGCGAACCGGTCTGGCTGCATCATTTAAAAAAGCCGCGGGAATATTCAACTGCACTAAGTACAAGGGTTGCAAGGGCAGTTGCCAATATTGCTGTTCCACATCCTTTGGGAGTAAAAGCGATCGATCCGTGCTGCGGAATTGGAACCGTTCTTGTAGAAGCGTTATCCATGGGCATAGATATTATCGGACGCGATATCAATCCGCTTGTAACAGATGGATCTAGAGAAAATATCGCTCATTTCGGCTATGAATGCGACGTCAGGACAGCACCGATTTCAGAAGTCACAGGCAAGTATGATGTCGCCATTATTGATATGCCATATAACCTTTATACTCACGCTACACCCGATGAGCAGATGTCTATTTTAAAACATGCCCGCCGAATTTCGAATAAAACGGTGGTTGTGACAAGTGAAACGATGGATCACATGGTTGAAGAAGCAGGGTTTCGCATTGCAGACCGCTGTACAGTGAGGAAGCAGATGTTTTCAAGGCAGATACTTGTTTGTGAATAAATAACGGCAGACCTGAGGATACTAACCCTTTGAACCATACATAGGAGGTATTAGCAATGAGTGACCAAATGGAGAGCTCCTTTGAGAACAAATGGATGCCGATGACATCTGTTGCAAGCGGGCTGGAATTCGATGTCCTGCCAGGGGTCTACTGCTACACCAATCAAATCGTAAATGTAGTTTTTTTAAGAAGCGGCAATGACTGGTATTTGATTGATGCGGGCATGCCGCACTCTGCAGACACGATTAAATCGGCTTTTGAAGCGCATGCTGGCGTAGAAGTTGCGCCTAAAGCAATATTGCTGACACACGGGCACTTTGATCATGTGGGGAGCATCATTGAACTTATCGAACAGTGGCAGGTTCCAGTCTATGCTCATGAACTCGAACAGCCTTACCTGACCGGTCAAAAAGATTATCCGGAACCGGATGGAAGCGTTGAAGGCGGCTTGATCGCCAAGATGTCACCGCTTTTTCCGAATGATGCCATCAATCTAACTGATCATGTTCAGGCATTTGGAGAAAATGGACAAATTCCAGGATTAGCAGAATGGAAATGGATCCATACGCCTGGTCACACACCTGGCCATGTTTCCTTCTATCGCGAAGAAGACCGGACTTTGATCGCAGGAGATGCGTTTGTAACTGTAAGACAGGATTCACTTTATAAGGTGTTTACTCAAATGCAGGAAATTTCTGGTCCTCCAAGGTACTTAACAACAGACTGGCAAGCTGCCTGGGACTCAGTGAAAACCTTGGAAGCACTTAAGCCATCAACTGCTATTACAGGCCATGGACTGCCAATGTCAGGCGAAGTCTTGAGAAAAGGACTGGCTGAATTAAGCAGGGATTTCGAAAAGCTTGCGGTGCCTGATCATGGGAAATATCTTCAATAGGAAACAGCCGGAAAAGATTATTCCGGCTGTTTTTTATGATGCATTTTTTTAGCCAGCAGCGATCCTTATAGTCTAGATTATCCACTAATTCTGCGGGCTGCAGCTCGGGAGGAATATTTCCATAGATTGTAGAAGTAACCGAGAGATAATTTTAATGAAATCAAAGAAAAAATCTTAAAACTCTCAAATTAAATCACTTTAAAGGTTTCAATTAAACAGCAAGCTGATAACTAAAAGGTCAGTGAACACGTTGCTTAAGCAACTTTTTTTGTTGTTCCGTTTACTTGGCAGTTTAGTTAAAGAAGAGGTTTCATTACGTGCCAGATAGTAATAAAAAAGAGTGAAAATCAAATCATGATTAAAGGAGAGATTCTATGAAGGTGCAATTGAAACGGGTTACGAGAGAAAATTGGGAGGAAGCATTAACTCTGAAAGTTAAGAAGGAGCAAAGTAATTATGCTCCCCCAGTTGCCGTATCCCTTGCAAAAGTCTACATTAAACCAGACGGTGATAACGTCGAATACATTCCATTTGCTATTTATGACAAAGAGAGAATGGTCGGATTTATTATGCATGCTTACGAAGAAAATACGACTAATATGTACTGGATTAACGGATTTATTATTGATGAAAGATTTCAGGGAAAAGGCTACGGCAGGTCTGCACTACCGAGATCATTCAATGGATAGTAAGTGAATTTGCCATATGCAAAGAAATTCGTTTAACTGTTTATAAAGAGAACAAAATTGCCCGCGAACTATATAATAGTTTTGGCTTTCTTCCCACTGGGGAGGTATATGCAGGAGAAGATGTATTGTTTCTTTCTGTAAATTAACTATATTGTTCAATAAACAGAGTGGCTTTTCTTCAATGTACTTACTTGTGCTTTGGAGCTTTCTGTTTAAAAGATTCCACACCGTCAAGGTAAGCATGAACAGCAGCTAATTTAGTATCTAATGAATATTTCGTCATAAAAAAACTACACCTTCAGTTGTTAGATGTGTCTAACAATTTGGGTGCAGTTCATTGATGGTCCTTTTCTTTGGGTAATCAGAGCCACTTAAAAAAGATGATTGCAATCTGTTAATTCTCCTCCGACTCACTAACCTTCTCAATCTTCTCTACAAACATCTGATAAACTCTGCGCTTCTCTTCCAGCTCTTTTATATAAAGCTTCAGCTCATTGAATTTTTCTTCGAATGGCTTTTGATAGGTTGTTTTGATATTGTTGATAATTTCATCGTTTATAGTAGATTGAATGACTTGTTTTGTAATGCCAAATTTATAAGAATATAACTGAAGTTCGCTTTTGACTTTGTCATATTCAGTGTCTATTTCATTCTTTTGCTTCAGCATATCCTCTTTCCATTGATGCAGAGAATCTTTCAC
Proteins encoded in this region:
- a CDS encoding TRM11 family methyltransferase → MNKLSRKPAFIYTFACTEEELLLCHLEMRSFFGFQPDGFSLKSDVDIDPSRSPFMKERLEVIYEGNELSEIVKQVEQIDIGTDTFKIIFLKINDLEDHEQISYQERRNIERQVGWPFKAEADVRNPDQTFGITTHEGRWYFGKYRRSEPVWLHHLKKPREYSTALSTRVARAVANIAVPHPLGVKAIDPCCGIGTVLVEALSMGIDIIGRDINPLVTDGSRENIAHFGYECDVRTAPISEVTGKYDVAIIDMPYNLYTHATPDEQMSILKHARRISNKTVVVTSETMDHMVEEAGFRIADRCTVRKQMFSRQILVCE
- a CDS encoding MBL fold metallo-hydrolase, whose protein sequence is MSDQMESSFENKWMPMTSVASGLEFDVLPGVYCYTNQIVNVVFLRSGNDWYLIDAGMPHSADTIKSAFEAHAGVEVAPKAILLTHGHFDHVGSIIELIEQWQVPVYAHELEQPYLTGQKDYPEPDGSVEGGLIAKMSPLFPNDAINLTDHVQAFGENGQIPGLAEWKWIHTPGHTPGHVSFYREEDRTLIAGDAFVTVRQDSLYKVFTQMQEISGPPRYLTTDWQAAWDSVKTLEALKPSTAITGHGLPMSGEVLRKGLAELSRDFEKLAVPDHGKYLQ